GTCTTCGACCGTTACCGCAGCGGTGCGAAGGGCACCGGTGGCACGGGCCTGGGGCTCGCCATCTGCAAGGAGTTCGTGGAGCTCCACGGCGGGGAGATCTGGGCCGAGGCCCCGGCCGAGGGGGGCGCTGCGTTCATCTTCACCCTGCCGCTGGCGCAGGAAGTCAGCCGCGCCGTGCAGAACCTGCCGGCCAAGGACACGTCCGAGCAGCCGCGCGTGCTGGTGGTGGAGGACGAGCCGGAGATCGCCGCGGTGCTGGTGGAGGTGCTGCGCTCGCGCTACCGCGTGGACGTGGCGCGCGACGGCGCCGAGGGCCTGGCGCGGGCGCGCTCGTCCAAGCCGGACCTGGTGGTGATGGACGTCTTCCTGCCCAAGCTGGACGGCCTGGACGCCGCGGTGGCGCTCAAGTCCTCCTCGGACACCGCCAGCATCCCCGTCATCCTGCTGTCCGCCCACCAGGGCGTGGCCGACAAGGTCCGCGCGCTCAACCTCGGCGCGGTGGACTACATGAGCAAGCCCTTCAACGCCATGGAGCTGCTGGGCCGCACCGAGCGTGCCCTCAAGCTGCGCAAGGCCGAGAACGAGCTGGAGCGCACCTCCTCGCTCATGCGCCGCAGCGGGAACGATCCCCTCACGGGCGTCTATGACCGGCGCGGCCTCATGCTGCGCCTGGACCACGAGGTGAGCCGCGGGCGGCGCTACAGCCGGCCGGTGAGCCTCGCGGTGCTCCGCCCGGATCGCCCCGTGCTCGACGAGGCCCTGCGCGGCATCCCGGACGTGATGCGCGCGCGCCTGCGCACCCAGGACATCATCGGCCACATGGGCGAGGGCGTGCTCGCCGTCGTCCTGCCCGAGTGCAATGTTGAAGCGGGACGCAACGTCATCGGCCGGTTGCTGCCGGATGTCGAGAAGCACACAGGGATGGAGTACCGCTCGGCGGTGGCGGATGTGAGCCACGACAGCGAGCCGGTGGAGCGCATCCTGGAGCGGCTGGGCGCGCCACCCCCCGTGCCGAAGCTCTAGGCCCGGGTTAGACTCGGGGCGTGCGCCCGAGCCGACTCCTCACCCGAGCCGTACCGCTCCTGGCCCTCGTGGGGCTGGGTGCGGTCGCGGCGCCCGCCTCGCGCCGGCCCCAGGTGGACACGCAGGCCATGCGCGAGGCCATCTCCGCCGCGGCCAATGACGACGGCATCGCCTCGCCCGCCAGCTACGCCCACTACCTCCGGGCGAAGCTGCTGAGCTTCCAGGGCCAGCACCGGGACGCGGTGTACGCGCTGCGGCTGGCGCTGGCCACCGACGAGAACAACCCGCACCTGCTCACGCAGCTGGGCGAGGAGTACGCGCGCCTGGGAGACCTGACGAAGGCCGAGCGCGAGCTGCGGCGCGTGGTGAAGACCTGGCCGGCGCACTACGCCGGCCGGCTGATGCTGGGGCGCGTGCTGCTGGAGGCCGGCAAGCCCGCGCGCGCCCGGATGCACCTGCGCCGCGCCATCCAGCTCAAGCCCCGCGAGCCGGAGGCCTACCTCGTCCTCGCGCAGCTCCACCTGGATGGTCGCGCGAACGAGCAGGCGGTGAAGGTGGTGGAGGAGCTGGCGGCGGCGCTGCCCGGCGAGGCCTCCGGCTACCGGCGCCTCGGGCTGGCACTGGCCGAGCGGGGCGACTCCACGCGGGCCCAACAGCTGCTGGCGCGGGCCATCGAGCGGGACCCCGGTGACGTGGAGTCGCTGACCGTGCTCGCGCAGATCCACGAGAAGGCCGGGCAGCTCTCCGACGCCGAGGAGGCCCTGGCGCGGACGCTGGAGCGGGATCCCGACAACCAGGCGGTGCTGATGAGCGCCGGCCGGCTCGCCCTGCGGCTCGGCTCGCCGGTGCGGGCGCGGGCGTACTTCGACCGGCTGCTGTCGATCTCCTCGGACCCGGAGATCACCGTGCGGGTGGCGCTGGCCTTCCTGTCCGCGAGGGATCCCACCTCCACCGTGGAGGTGCTGGACGCCGCGCGCAAGGGGAGGGGAGCCTCGCCCCGCATCTCCTACTACGCGGGCCTGGTGCACGAGCGGCTGCGCCACTTCGACGCGGCCGCCACCGCCTACGCCGAGGTGCCCCTCACCTCCGAGCTCTTCCCCGAGGCACGTGCCCGCCGCGCCGTCTGTCTCTCCCAGGCGGGAGCACACGCGACCGCGCTCGCCCTGCTGCGCGAGGCCCTCGCCGAGCATCCCGACGACACGGAGCTGTGGGTGCACCAGGCCCGGGCCCAGGAGCGCGCCGGGGAGCCCGCGCGCGCCGTGGCCACGTTGAAGGAAGCCCTCGCGCGCAAGCCGTCCTCGGAGCTGTACGAGGCGCTCGCCTCCACGCTGCAGCGCCAGAAGCGCTCCGCCGAGGCCGTGAGCCTGCTGCGGGAGGCCATTTCACGCGAGCCTCGCGAGCCGGCCCTGCGCTACGTGCTCGCCAACGTGCTGTTGGCGCGGGGCGACGAGGAGGAGGCCATCACCTGCATGCGCGGTGTGCTCGAGGTGGACCCGGAGCACGCCGCGGCCATGAACTTCATCGGCTATCTGCTGGCCCAGCGCGGCCGGGACTTCGCCGAGGCCGAGCGGCTGGTGCGGCGCGCGCTGCAGCTGCGCCCGGACACCGGCTCCTTCCTCGACTCGCTGGGGTGGATCCACTACCAGCGGGGCGACTACCCGCGCGCGCTGCAATCGCTGGAGCGGGCGGTGGAGCTGGAGCCCGAGGAGCCCGTCATCCTCGAACACCTGGGGGATGCCTACCAGCGCGTGTCCCGGCCCGGTGATGCGGTGGGGGCCTGGCGGCGCGCGCTCGAGGTGCTGGCCCTCAATCCAGAGGCCGCCGATCCGCCGGATCAACGGGTGCTCCTCGAGCGCAAGCTGAAGTTGCTATCCACGGGTGCCGCGGATCGCTAATGTCCCCGCATCCTATGGCGCGCTTCGACGAGGGTTTCTTCACCGGGAAGGACGGGCTGCGGCTGTACTGGATGTCCGAGCAGCCGGACGAACCCCGCGCGCATGTGGCGGTGGTGCACGGCTACGGCGACCACATCGGCCGTTACCGCACGACGTTCGACGCCCTCACGGCCCAGGGATTCGCCGTGCACGGCTTCGACTACCGGGGCCACGGCCGCGCCGACGGGCGCCGCGGCTTCTGCGCCAGCTGGCCGGACTACCTGGAGGACCTGGCGGCCTTCTGGGAGCGGGTGCGGAGCGCCGCCGGTGGGCGCAAGCTCTTCGTGCTCGCGCACAGCCATGGCGGCCTGATGACGGTGCACCTGCTGGGGCGCGGTGGCCTCCAGGGGGTGAGCGGCATGGTGCTGTCAGCACCTTATTTCAAGCTCGCCATCACGCCGCCCGCGATGAAACTCGTGGCCGCCAAGGCGGTGGGCAGGGTCCTCCCGTGGATGCCGATCAAGACGGAGCTCACGCCCAAGGACCTGAGCCGGGACGAGGCGGTGCAGGAGGCGGTACGTCAGGACCCCCTCTACAATCACATCGTGACCCCGCGCTGGTTCATCCAGTCCACCGAGGCCCAGGCCCGGGTGATGACGCTGGCCCCGGAGGTGAAGGTGCCGCTCTTCCTGCTCAGTGGAGCGGATGACGGCGTGGCGAGCGTGGAGACCGGACGCGCCTTCTTCGAGGCCGTGGGCTCGAAGGACAAGGTGTACAAGGTGTATCCGGGGATGCGTCACGAGCCGCTCAACGAGCTCGGCAAGGAGGAGGTCCAGGGCGATATCTCCAACTGGATCTCCGCGCATCTCTGACGTAGGTTCCAATTCCTTACAGAGCAAACTTCGTTATCGCGAGGGCGCTTCCGAGGGTCACCGCATGGCACAGGGCGAGCAGACGGGCA
The sequence above is drawn from the Archangium gephyra genome and encodes:
- a CDS encoding tetratricopeptide repeat protein; the encoded protein is MRPSRLLTRAVPLLALVGLGAVAAPASRRPQVDTQAMREAISAAANDDGIASPASYAHYLRAKLLSFQGQHRDAVYALRLALATDENNPHLLTQLGEEYARLGDLTKAERELRRVVKTWPAHYAGRLMLGRVLLEAGKPARARMHLRRAIQLKPREPEAYLVLAQLHLDGRANEQAVKVVEELAAALPGEASGYRRLGLALAERGDSTRAQQLLARAIERDPGDVESLTVLAQIHEKAGQLSDAEEALARTLERDPDNQAVLMSAGRLALRLGSPVRARAYFDRLLSISSDPEITVRVALAFLSARDPTSTVEVLDAARKGRGASPRISYYAGLVHERLRHFDAAATAYAEVPLTSELFPEARARRAVCLSQAGAHATALALLREALAEHPDDTELWVHQARAQERAGEPARAVATLKEALARKPSSELYEALASTLQRQKRSAEAVSLLREAISREPREPALRYVLANVLLARGDEEEAITCMRGVLEVDPEHAAAMNFIGYLLAQRGRDFAEAERLVRRALQLRPDTGSFLDSLGWIHYQRGDYPRALQSLERAVELEPEEPVILEHLGDAYQRVSRPGDAVGAWRRALEVLALNPEAADPPDQRVLLERKLKLLSTGAADR
- a CDS encoding alpha/beta hydrolase, whose product is MARFDEGFFTGKDGLRLYWMSEQPDEPRAHVAVVHGYGDHIGRYRTTFDALTAQGFAVHGFDYRGHGRADGRRGFCASWPDYLEDLAAFWERVRSAAGGRKLFVLAHSHGGLMTVHLLGRGGLQGVSGMVLSAPYFKLAITPPAMKLVAAKAVGRVLPWMPIKTELTPKDLSRDEAVQEAVRQDPLYNHIVTPRWFIQSTEAQARVMTLAPEVKVPLFLLSGADDGVASVETGRAFFEAVGSKDKVYKVYPGMRHEPLNELGKEEVQGDISNWISAHL